In one window of Rhodanobacter sp. FDAARGOS 1247 DNA:
- a CDS encoding pyridoxal-phosphate dependent enzyme — MVKDALPCFDDIRDAAARIAPHARPTPVLRSARLDALANAELHFKGEHLQRGGAFKFRGACNAVWSLDDATAARGVVTHSSGNHGNALALAAATRGIVAHVVVPEGAVRAKLEAIERAGAILHRCAPTQAAREAKCAEVQRDTGAELVHPYADTRVMAGQGTLALELLQQAGALDALITPVGGGGLASGVAIAAHGLDPALALFGAEPLGADDAARSLARGTRVTSVVPDTVCDGLRALIGERNLDALRAHHVEVITVSDAETIAAMQLLWTELKQVVEVSSATVLAAILQQPQRFAGKRVGVVLTGGNVDLAALPW; from the coding sequence ATCGTGAAAGATGCCCTGCCGTGTTTCGACGACATCCGCGATGCCGCCGCGCGCATCGCCCCGCACGCGCGACCCACCCCGGTCCTGCGCAGCGCCCGGCTGGATGCGCTGGCCAACGCCGAGCTGCACTTCAAGGGCGAGCATCTGCAGCGTGGCGGCGCGTTCAAGTTCCGCGGCGCCTGCAATGCCGTGTGGTCGCTCGACGACGCCACGGCGGCGCGCGGCGTGGTCACCCATTCCTCCGGCAACCACGGCAACGCGCTGGCGCTGGCCGCAGCCACCCGCGGCATCGTCGCCCACGTGGTGGTGCCCGAAGGCGCGGTGCGCGCCAAGCTGGAGGCGATCGAGCGCGCCGGCGCGATCCTGCATCGCTGCGCGCCGACCCAGGCGGCCCGCGAGGCGAAGTGCGCCGAAGTGCAGCGCGACACCGGCGCCGAGCTGGTGCATCCGTATGCCGACACGCGGGTGATGGCCGGGCAGGGCACGCTCGCCCTCGAACTGCTGCAGCAGGCCGGCGCGCTGGACGCGCTGATCACCCCGGTCGGTGGTGGCGGCCTGGCCAGTGGCGTGGCGATCGCCGCCCACGGTCTCGACCCGGCGCTGGCGCTGTTCGGCGCCGAGCCGCTGGGCGCCGACGACGCGGCGCGCTCGCTGGCCCGGGGCACGCGGGTCACCAGCGTGGTGCCCGACACCGTCTGCGACGGCCTGCGCGCCCTGATCGGCGAGCGCAACCTCGACGCGCTGCGCGCTCATCATGTCGAGGTGATCACCGTCAGCGACGCGGAGACCATCGCGGCCATGCAGTTGCTGTGGACCGAGCTGAAGCAGGTGGTGGAAGTGTCCAGCGCCACCGTGCTGGCGGCGATCCTGCAGCAGCCGCAACGCTTCGCCGGCAAGCGCGTCGGCGTGGTGCTGACCGGCGGCAACGTGGATCTCGCCGCGTTGCCGTGGTGA
- a CDS encoding DMT family transporter, with the protein MSPSPSRGALSALFVTILIWAYSWVVMKQVLAYAGPFHFAALRYLLGAAVLFGALLLSRQSLRPPPLLPTLLIGLCQTTAFQGLEQWALIGGGAGHVALLAYTMPFWAVLLAWLVLGDRPTRRHWIGVGLAAIGLLCIIEPWHELGSALSTTLAIAGGAAWAAGTVLSKRMFQRHAPSVLNLTAWQMLLGGVVLGAIALAVPERAIEWNAAFVAGLAYSVLLASSLAWWLWSIVLQRLPTTVASISSLGVPIVSVLLAWLILHEQPSMMELLGIVFVLAGLVAVSGVGAKRRA; encoded by the coding sequence ATGTCGCCCTCGCCCTCACGCGGCGCGCTGTCCGCGCTGTTCGTCACCATCCTGATCTGGGCGTACAGCTGGGTCGTGATGAAACAGGTGCTGGCGTATGCCGGCCCGTTCCATTTCGCGGCGCTGCGTTACCTGCTCGGCGCCGCCGTGCTGTTCGGCGCGCTGCTGCTGTCGCGGCAGTCGCTGCGGCCACCGCCGCTGTTGCCCACCCTGCTGATCGGGCTGTGCCAGACCACCGCGTTCCAGGGGCTGGAGCAATGGGCGCTGATCGGCGGTGGCGCCGGGCATGTCGCCCTGCTCGCCTACACCATGCCGTTCTGGGCGGTGCTGCTGGCCTGGCTGGTGCTGGGCGACCGGCCCACGCGACGTCACTGGATCGGCGTGGGGCTGGCGGCGATCGGGCTGCTCTGCATCATCGAACCGTGGCATGAACTGGGCAGCGCGCTGAGCACCACGCTGGCGATCGCCGGCGGCGCGGCCTGGGCGGCCGGCACGGTGCTCAGCAAGCGGATGTTCCAGCGGCACGCGCCGTCGGTGCTCAACCTCACCGCGTGGCAGATGCTGCTGGGCGGCGTGGTGCTGGGCGCGATCGCGCTGGCGGTGCCGGAGCGGGCGATCGAGTGGAACGCGGCCTTCGTCGCGGGGCTGGCCTACAGCGTGCTGCTGGCTTCCAGCCTGGCCTGGTGGCTGTGGTCGATCGTGCTGCAGCGGCTGCCGACCACGGTGGCCAGCATTTCCAGCCTGGGCGTGCCGATCGTCAGCGTGCTGCTGGCGTGGCTGATCCTGCACGAGCAGCCGTCGATGATGGAGCTGCTGGGCATCGTGTTCGTGCTGGCCGGGCTGGTGGCGGTCAGCGGCGTGGGTGCGAAACGCCGCGCCTGA
- a CDS encoding DNA-3-methyladenine glycosylase I: MTRTTEPHRCQWAAAGDALMRDYHDTEWGTPLHDDRGLFEFLCLEGAQAGLSWRTVLNKRDNYRKAFHDFEIARVAAMSDRELEKCLLDPGIIRNRLKVSSVRDNAVAAQKVIGEFGSLDVWLWSFVDGKPLRNRWREQAEVPASTELSDRMSKTLKKRGFRFVGTTICYSLLQATGMINDHLVGCFRHKACTEA; the protein is encoded by the coding sequence ATGACCAGGACCACCGAACCGCACCGTTGCCAATGGGCCGCCGCCGGCGACGCCCTGATGCGCGACTACCACGACACCGAATGGGGCACGCCGCTGCACGACGACCGCGGCCTGTTCGAGTTCCTCTGCCTGGAAGGCGCCCAGGCCGGCCTGTCGTGGCGCACCGTGCTCAACAAGCGCGACAACTACCGCAAGGCCTTCCACGATTTCGAGATCGCCCGGGTGGCCGCGATGAGCGATCGCGAGCTGGAAAAATGCCTGCTCGATCCCGGCATCATCCGCAACCGCCTCAAGGTCTCCTCGGTCCGCGACAACGCCGTCGCCGCGCAGAAGGTGATCGGGGAATTCGGCAGTCTGGACGTCTGGCTGTGGTCCTTCGTCGACGGCAAGCCGCTGCGCAATCGCTGGCGCGAACAGGCCGAGGTGCCGGCCAGCACCGAACTGTCCGACCGCATGAGCAAGACACTGAAGAAACGCGGCTTTCGCTTCGTGGGCACCACCATCTGCTACTCGCTGCTGCAGGCCACCGGGATGATCAACGATCACCTGGTGGGCTGCTTCCGGCACAAGGCGTGCACGGAGGCTTGA
- a CDS encoding aldose 1-epimerase, protein MGATRYTARLSRLGDQDIVVLTDVDGGRCIRIARRGAALLSFEADVDGTTRDLAAGYEDASEIVHRPGSRFAIMVPFAGRIADARYDFDGQPQDLDPGVTGADRASRHGFVRDAVFEVADLGADDDAARVTLRTSAIRPQPGYPHAIDLAVTFTLDYAGLGLEAVMRNVSDSAAPCFFGWHPYFRVADGEVDDWQLQVPAQTLIRTGADLIALAGAEAYVPLDDAPALDFRRPRLIGDSILDQGYTDLAADADGRIRTRLVDPASGFAVTVWQERGVMHAFTADTVSRDARRAIALEPMECMADAFNRPECAAAIRLEPGAVRIFRCGVEIES, encoded by the coding sequence ATGGGTGCGACGCGCTACACCGCCCGGCTCAGCCGCCTTGGCGATCAGGACATCGTGGTGCTGACGGACGTCGACGGCGGCCGCTGCATCCGCATCGCGCGACGTGGCGCGGCCCTGCTCAGCTTCGAGGCCGATGTCGACGGCACAACCCGCGACCTCGCCGCAGGCTATGAAGACGCCAGTGAGATCGTGCACCGGCCGGGTTCGCGCTTCGCGATCATGGTGCCGTTCGCCGGCCGCATCGCCGATGCGCGCTATGACTTCGACGGCCAGCCGCAGGATCTCGATCCGGGCGTCACTGGCGCCGATCGGGCCAGCCGCCACGGCTTCGTGCGCGACGCGGTGTTCGAGGTCGCCGACCTGGGTGCGGACGACGATGCCGCCCGGGTCACCTTGCGCACCAGCGCGATCCGCCCGCAGCCGGGCTATCCGCACGCGATCGACCTAGCGGTGACGTTCACCCTCGACTACGCCGGACTCGGCCTGGAGGCCGTCATGCGCAACGTCAGCGACAGTGCGGCGCCGTGCTTCTTCGGCTGGCACCCGTACTTCCGCGTGGCCGATGGCGAGGTCGACGACTGGCAGTTGCAGGTTCCCGCGCAGACCCTGATCCGCACCGGCGCCGACCTGATCGCGCTGGCCGGCGCCGAGGCGTATGTACCGCTGGACGATGCGCCGGCGCTGGATTTCCGCCGGCCGCGGCTGATCGGCGACAGCATCCTCGACCAGGGTTATACCGACCTGGCGGCCGACGCCGATGGCCGCATCCGCACCCGCCTGGTCGATCCGGCCAGCGGCTTCGCCGTCACGGTGTGGCAGGAGCGCGGCGTGATGCACGCGTTCACCGCCGACACGGTGAGCCGCGATGCGCGCCGCGCGATCGCGCTGGAGCCGATGGAATGCATGGCCGACGCCTTCAACCGTCCCGAATGCGCCGCGGCGATCCGGCTGGAGCCCGGCGCCGTGCGCATTTTCCGCTGTGGTGTGGAGATCGAATCGTGA